AGGCATCAAGCATGAGCCGCATAATGATGTGAAGAAGGATGAGGTTTTTAAAATGATTTTAGGGTGGATGAATACCACAACTAACTAATTCTCCGGTGGCTTTTGCTTCCAGAGTTTTTTATTTTCCTTGTGTCGGGTAGAATCTCTTTTGGTTTTCTTTTTGACGTTCTTTTCAAGGGCTTTTGTTAAATCAATATCTGTTTGATTCGCCAAACACATGACCACCCAAAGCACATCAGCCAATTCATCGGCCAAATCAGCTTCCGATTCTTTGTTTTTGAAGGACTGATCCCCATACTTTCGAGATATAATTCGAGCCAACTCTCCAACCTCTTCCGTAAGCACTGCCAAATTGGTCAGTTCACTGAAGTAGCCTCCATGCTTCTTGATCCAATCATCCACCAATGCCTGCGCCTCCTCTATGGTCATTACTGTTTGTTTTTAGAATCGATCATTATAGTGACAGGTCCATCATTTGTCAAATTCACCTTCATATCCGCTCCAAACTCACCCGTTTGAATAGGTTTACCCAGCTCACTTTCGAGTTGCTCAATAAACTTCTCATACAACGGGATGGCTATCTCTGGCTTTGCGGCTTTAATGTAGGAAGGGCGATTTCCCTTTTTCATGCTGGCGTGCAGCGTAAACTGGCTGATCAGCAAAATGCCGCCTCCTACATCAAGAATGCTTTTATTCATAATCCCATACTCATCGTCAAATATTCTGAGATTACAGACCTTGCGACAAAGCCAATCAATGTCTTCCTGACCATCTGCTTCTTCGATGCCAAGCAGGATCATTAAACCCTCCTCGATCTGTCCTACTATTTCCTGATTGATTTGTACAGACGCCTCAGACGTCCGCTGTAACACTGTTATCACCTTTGTATTCTTTGGTGTGTGCTATGCGTTTCATTTCTAGCGGCTTGTGTACGTGCGTGCCAAATTCTCCGCTAAGCGCCACGTAGAACATCGCCTTGGCTACTTCGCTCCCTTCAATGGCCCAAAATTTCAATCTGGAACCAATGATAAAGAAGGACAATACGCCCGAAGCAATTTTTGCCAACTCTTCCCATAGTCTAAAATTCTTTCTATAACCAAGCAAGAGTGAGGGTTGAAAAATATGCAGTGCTCTCAAATTCAATTCTTTCAAAGCATCCTCCACCTGGCCCTTTACAGCATTGTAAAAAAGACCGGACTGAGCATTTGCTCCATAAGAAGAAACAACATGAAACTGATCACAGGCAGGATCTTCTTTAGACATTTTAGCCAGCTCCATCACATAGGTATAGTCGACTCTATAAAACGCCTCTTTGGATTTAGCCACATCCATGGTGGTTCCAATACAGCAATAATAGTCGTTGGCAGAAATTTGATCTTTGTAATTAGCTAAGTCATCAAAACTGATCAACAACTCCTCTATGCGATTGTCTTTTACTCCAGGAGAACTTCTTCCTACTATTAATATTTTCGAGTAATGATCATTTTCCAAAAGCACGTTTAAGAGCTCTCTACCAACCAAACCCGTGGCGCCTACGATCAATGCTGTTTTGCCTGACATGTATTTAATAATTATAAGTCGTTTAAATTAGGTAGTTGATCAACAAGATACAAAAAAATCATAAACTTATCTTCAATTTTGAAAGCTCTCAAAAGAGAATAGGCACAAAAAAAGCCATGAATAAATATTCATGGCTTCCCTTTTA
The sequence above is drawn from the Reichenbachiella sp. genome and encodes:
- a CDS encoding nucleotide pyrophosphohydrolase, whose product is MTIEEAQALVDDWIKKHGGYFSELTNLAVLTEEVGELARIISRKYGDQSFKNKESEADLADELADVLWVVMCLANQTDIDLTKALEKNVKKKTKRDSTRHKENKKLWKQKPPEN
- the dtd gene encoding D-aminoacyl-tRNA deacylase gives rise to the protein MITVLQRTSEASVQINQEIVGQIEEGLMILLGIEEADGQEDIDWLCRKVCNLRIFDDEYGIMNKSILDVGGGILLISQFTLHASMKKGNRPSYIKAAKPEIAIPLYEKFIEQLESELGKPIQTGEFGADMKVNLTNDGPVTIMIDSKNKQ
- a CDS encoding NAD-dependent epimerase/dehydratase family protein, with translation MSGKTALIVGATGLVGRELLNVLLENDHYSKILIVGRSSPGVKDNRIEELLISFDDLANYKDQISANDYYCCIGTTMDVAKSKEAFYRVDYTYVMELAKMSKEDPACDQFHVVSSYGANAQSGLFYNAVKGQVEDALKELNLRALHIFQPSLLLGYRKNFRLWEELAKIASGVLSFFIIGSRLKFWAIEGSEVAKAMFYVALSGEFGTHVHKPLEMKRIAHTKEYKGDNSVTADV